Proteins encoded within one genomic window of Cucumis sativus cultivar 9930 chromosome 3, Cucumber_9930_V3, whole genome shotgun sequence:
- the LOC101204765 gene encoding OVARIAN TUMOR DOMAIN-containing deubiquitinating enzyme 4 isoform X1 — MSIGSISICTRNAVPLNLRTQMGSNICTVLSRRTSTSCCSYGISRPKYADQSVTTISSCSPNTSQRFQAGGCLSTCFSRRSIDFQAFTVKDLITDGGSRGRDVEISLACKGMNVKLSIPNDGTFSKIKYNMRWPERWASAGLVFGWVVCYSTSEPVHAEAAYEKDDNEENSDSSHVKLSHGKKVYTDYSVIGIPGDGRCLFRSVAHGACLRSGKPAPSESLQRDLADELRSNVADEFIKRREETEWFVEGDFDTYMSNMRNPHVWGGEPELFMASHVLQAPIIVYMYDKDSGGLISIAEYGDEYGKENPIRVLYHGFGHYDALQIPANQGVGRSKL, encoded by the exons ATGAGTATTGGTTCAATTAGTATTTGTACAAGGAATGCTGTTCCTCTGAACTTACGCACACAGATGGGCAGCAACATCTGTACAGTGCTATCCCGGAGAACATCGACTTCATGCTGTTCCTATGGAATTTCAAGACCAAAGTATGCCGATCAATCCGTTACCACAATATCGTCTTGTTCACCAAATACTAGCCAAAGATTTCAGGCCGGAGGCTGTCTCAGTACTTGCTTCTCCAGACGGTCAATTGACTTTCAAGCTTTTACCGTTAAAGATTTGATCACCGATGGAGGATCACGTGGTAGAGACGTTGAAATTTCACTGGCATGTAAAGGTATGAATGTGAAGCTCTCAATCCCCAATGATGGGACATTTagcaaaatcaaatataacatGCGATGGCCAGAAAGATGGGCATCTGCTGGCTTAGTTTTTGGGTGGGTGGTTTGTTATTCAACTTCTGAACCAGTCCATGCTGAAGCAGCTTATGAAAAAGATGATAATGAAGAAAACTCTGATTCATCTCATGTCAAACTCTCTCATGGAAAAAAGGTTTACACCGACTATTCTGTTATCG GAATTCCTGGAGATGGAAGATGTTTGTTCCGCTCAGTCGCTCATGGTGCTTGTTTGAGATCTGGGAAACCAGCTCCAAGTGAGAGCCTTCAGAGAGATTTGGCAGACGAATTGCGGTCCAAC GTTGCAGATGAGTTCATCAAGAGACGTGAGGAAACAGAATG GTTTGTTGAAGGCGATTTCGATACGTACATGTCCAATATGCGAAACCCACACGTGTGGGGAGGGGAGCCGGAGTTATTCATGGCTTCACATGTTCTTCA GGCACCTATCATAGTGTACATGTACGATAAAGATTCTGGTGGGTTGATTTCCATTGCTGAATATGGCGATGAATATGGCAAAGAAAATCCAATCAGAGTTCTGTACCATGGTTTTGGCCATTACGATGCTTTGCAAATTCCTGCTAATCAAGGAGTAGGTAGATCTAAACTTTAG
- the LOC101204765 gene encoding OVARIAN TUMOR DOMAIN-containing deubiquitinating enzyme 4 isoform X2, translated as MSIGSISICTRNAVPLNLRTQMGSNICTVLSRRTSTSCCSYGISRPKYADQSVTTISSCSPNTSQRFQAGGCLSTCFSRRSIDFQAFTVKDLITDGGSRGRDVEISLACKAYEKDDNEENSDSSHVKLSHGKKVYTDYSVIGIPGDGRCLFRSVAHGACLRSGKPAPSESLQRDLADELRSNVADEFIKRREETEWFVEGDFDTYMSNMRNPHVWGGEPELFMASHVLQAPIIVYMYDKDSGGLISIAEYGDEYGKENPIRVLYHGFGHYDALQIPANQGVGRSKL; from the exons ATGAGTATTGGTTCAATTAGTATTTGTACAAGGAATGCTGTTCCTCTGAACTTACGCACACAGATGGGCAGCAACATCTGTACAGTGCTATCCCGGAGAACATCGACTTCATGCTGTTCCTATGGAATTTCAAGACCAAAGTATGCCGATCAATCCGTTACCACAATATCGTCTTGTTCACCAAATACTAGCCAAAGATTTCAGGCCGGAGGCTGTCTCAGTACTTGCTTCTCCAGACGGTCAATTGACTTTCAAGCTTTTACCGTTAAAGATTTGATCACCGATGGAGGATCACGTGGTAGAGACGTTGAAATTTCACTGGCATGTAAAG CTTATGAAAAAGATGATAATGAAGAAAACTCTGATTCATCTCATGTCAAACTCTCTCATGGAAAAAAGGTTTACACCGACTATTCTGTTATCG GAATTCCTGGAGATGGAAGATGTTTGTTCCGCTCAGTCGCTCATGGTGCTTGTTTGAGATCTGGGAAACCAGCTCCAAGTGAGAGCCTTCAGAGAGATTTGGCAGACGAATTGCGGTCCAAC GTTGCAGATGAGTTCATCAAGAGACGTGAGGAAACAGAATG GTTTGTTGAAGGCGATTTCGATACGTACATGTCCAATATGCGAAACCCACACGTGTGGGGAGGGGAGCCGGAGTTATTCATGGCTTCACATGTTCTTCA GGCACCTATCATAGTGTACATGTACGATAAAGATTCTGGTGGGTTGATTTCCATTGCTGAATATGGCGATGAATATGGCAAAGAAAATCCAATCAGAGTTCTGTACCATGGTTTTGGCCATTACGATGCTTTGCAAATTCCTGCTAATCAAGGAGTAGGTAGATCTAAACTTTAG